A single Thermaerobacter sp. FW80 DNA region contains:
- a CDS encoding oligosaccharide flippase family protein yields the protein MGGILGSTLWLTAGNLANRSLGLLYRLLLARLLDPARLGLFQLAMSLYFSLLTPVVAGLPDAVARVTARSAAHPLLPRVIARTATLAVLGVAVPALVLLGTGWTPPGPGWDEARRAVPLALFLPAVALAAASAVLRGQFLGDGRAAWIVVAQLVEQLVRVGALFLAVHPGFVLPWSPLGFLVGLLVAGEAVGFLATMLAHQAVRAPATRPRPTAPGAAASGTPRGPAADVPPRLGEVLGLAAPATVERILLSAGRLVEATLVPTRLVQVGLTLDQALAVYGELGSLAAPLLLLPTVFSGALAAAIVPAVAQAETDPARLRQQVRRAVAVALHLGVLAAVLFHREGATLAALLFPGAVGGDYPGAGHLIHWVAPAALLLYTDQVAAAVMRGLGRPLEPMLVDLTSAAVRVAVIAGGIRPAMDPEAAVRVVCLSLVADVAVAGCGNLACALWRTGTRPDLVGWIVLPACAGVAALGILDGVGPLLGAALPGRLLTWTAAALAVAVIAWVAAAPARPGRPPVRA from the coding sequence ATGGGCGGCATCCTGGGCTCCACCCTCTGGCTGACGGCCGGCAACCTGGCCAACCGCTCGCTGGGGCTCCTCTACCGCCTGCTGCTTGCGCGCCTCCTGGATCCCGCCCGGCTGGGCCTCTTCCAGTTGGCCATGTCCCTCTACTTCTCCCTCCTGACCCCCGTGGTCGCAGGGCTGCCCGACGCGGTGGCCCGGGTCACGGCGCGCAGCGCGGCCCACCCGCTGCTGCCGCGGGTCATCGCCCGCACGGCGACACTGGCGGTGCTCGGCGTGGCCGTGCCGGCCCTGGTGCTGCTCGGGACCGGCTGGACGCCGCCCGGCCCCGGCTGGGACGAGGCGCGCCGGGCCGTCCCCCTGGCGCTCTTCCTGCCGGCCGTCGCCCTGGCCGCGGCCTCGGCGGTGCTGCGCGGCCAGTTCCTGGGCGACGGCCGCGCCGCCTGGATCGTGGTGGCCCAGCTGGTGGAGCAGCTGGTGCGGGTCGGCGCCCTCTTCCTGGCGGTCCACCCCGGGTTCGTCCTCCCCTGGTCACCCCTGGGGTTCCTGGTCGGCCTCCTGGTGGCCGGGGAGGCGGTGGGCTTCCTCGCCACCATGCTCGCCCACCAGGCGGTGCGCGCCCCGGCCACCCGTCCGCGCCCGACGGCTCCGGGCGCGGCCGCCTCCGGGACCCCGCGAGGACCGGCCGCCGACGTGCCCCCGCGCCTAGGAGAGGTGCTGGGTCTCGCAGCCCCTGCCACCGTGGAACGCATCCTCCTCTCGGCGGGACGGCTGGTGGAGGCGACCCTGGTGCCCACCCGGCTGGTCCAGGTGGGCCTCACCCTCGACCAGGCGCTGGCGGTCTACGGCGAGCTGGGGAGCCTGGCCGCGCCCCTGCTGCTGCTCCCCACCGTCTTCAGCGGCGCCCTGGCCGCCGCCATCGTCCCCGCCGTCGCCCAGGCGGAGACCGATCCCGCGCGCCTGCGCCAGCAGGTGCGGCGCGCGGTGGCCGTGGCGCTGCACCTCGGGGTGCTGGCTGCCGTGCTCTTCCACCGGGAGGGCGCGACCCTGGCGGCCCTGCTCTTCCCAGGGGCCGTGGGCGGCGACTACCCCGGCGCCGGCCACCTGATCCACTGGGTGGCACCGGCGGCGTTGCTACTCTACACCGACCAGGTGGCGGCGGCGGTGATGCGCGGCCTCGGCCGGCCGCTGGAGCCCATGCTGGTCGACCTGACCTCGGCGGCCGTGCGCGTGGCGGTGATCGCGGGGGGCATCCGGCCGGCGATGGACCCCGAGGCGGCGGTACGGGTGGTGTGCCTGTCCCTGGTGGCCGACGTGGCCGTGGCGGGATGCGGCAACCTGGCCTGTGCCCTGTGGCGCACGGGGACGCGGCCGGACCTGGTCGGTTGGATCGTGCTCCCCGCCTGCGCGGGCGTGGCCGCCCTGGGCATCCTCGACGGCGTCGGGCCGCTGCTGGGCGCGGCGCTGCCCGGCCGCCTCCTCACCTGGACGGCGGCAGCCCTGGCGGTGGCGGTCATCGCCTGGGTC